The Asticcacaulis sp. EMRT-3 region CGCCCGAAGAGGTGCCGCTGGCGCAAAAGCGCATCGTCAATGCCGCCCGCCTGATGGGCAAGCCGGTCATTGTGGCCACCCAGATGCTCGAATCGATGATTTCGGCCCCTACCCCCACCCGCGCCGAAGCTTCGGACGTGGCCACCGCCGTATTCGATGGTGCCGATGCGGTCATGCTGTCGGCTGAAACCGCCGCCGGTCAGTTCCCCGTCGAGGCCGTCACCATCATGGATCGCATCGTCGCCCGCGTCGAGCAGGATGACGGCTGGCGCGGCCTGACCGACCGCCGCCGTCCTGAGCCGGAAAAATCGACCTCCGGCGCCATCGCCGCCGCCGCCTCTCAGGTGGCGCAAACCATCGGCGCCGTGGCCATTGCCGCCCTGACCAATTCGGCCAATACGGCGTTGCGCGTGGCGCGCGAACGCCCGACCGCGCCGATTCTGGGCGTCACGCCCAATATCGAAACCGCCCGCCGTCTGGCCCTGACCTGGGGTGTGCATCCGGTGATCGCGCCGGTCACCCATTCGATGACCGAAACCGTCGCCGTCGTCACCAAGCTGGCGCGCGCGGAAGGCATTGCCGAGCCGGGTCAGGATCTGGTCATCGTGGCCGGTATGCCGTTCGGCAAGTCGGGCTCGACCAACTCCCTGCGTGTGGCGCGTGTATCGCGCAGCAATGCCGAGGAAGCCGAATTCGTGGACGACAAATAGGCTTGTCTGACCGTTGACGACAAGACAGGCTCCGTATTCTGGCGGAGCCTGTCTTGTATGTGCCCTATTCGATATATGCCGGCGCGTCGATACGCTGGCCCACCAGCATGGCGTCGGCCACGATGCGCAAGGGTGAGAAGTCGGCGTCGCTTTTTCCCGCACGGACAAGATCGTGGAAGTGCTGATAAAGCCCCGGATATTCGGCCTCTTTTTCTTTGATCACCACCCGACCGTCGATCTCCATTTCGGTGCCGCCCATCGAAAGCGTCAGGCGCTCGCCCGCCGCTGATTCAACGAAGATGCTCCAGGTCTGGATGCCGGTTTGCAGGAAGTCGTATTCGGCGCGGATCGGCAGACCGGCCTCGGTGGTCATGTCCATCTCGACCTGAATCGGCGCGGCGCAATTGACCGGCACATGCAGGTCGGCTTTTTTGACCAGCACCGTGTCGGGCAGGATGCGCGTCAGGATCGACAGGGAATTGATGCCAGGATCGAACACCCCCATGCCGCCCGCCTCGAAAATCCAGGTCTGGCCGGGGTGCCACTGACGGACATTTTCCTTCCAGTGGATGGTGATGTTTTTGATGGCACGCTCGACGATCCATGCGCGCGTGGCTTCCACCGCAGGCGCAAAACGCGAATGCCAGCTCGCCAGCAGCGACACGCCTTTTTGCGCCGCCATCACCTTGATCGCCTCAGCCTCGCCCAGTGTGGCGGCGGGCGGCTTTTCCAGAAAGACATGGCGGCCCATCCCGATCACCTGTTTGGCGATGGCGTGCCTGATCTGCGGCGGGGTGCAGATGGCGATGGCCTCGATTTCGGGATGCGCCGCCATCATGGCACCGAGATCGGGATAGGCCACAACGCCTTCGGGGCGGGCGTGCGGCGAACAGCCAGCCACCAGTTCGAGCCCCGGATTGGCGTGTATCGAGGGGATATGCTGATCCACAGCGATCTTGCCAAGGCCGATCAGGCCGATTTTCAGCGGGGCGGTGGATCCCATAGTGCGCTTCCTTTGGTGAGTTTCGGGAGTTGGTGTTTCGGGACTTATAAATTATAATATAATTTGATCAAGGCTGTCGGGTGAGATCATCTTCACATCGCGCAGATAGGAAAACTTGTCCATGCGGCTGCTTTTTTTGCTACACCTTCTTTTGTCAGACTATTGCCAGAGCCTGCGGCGGAGTGCAATCTCTCGTTAAATTTCATATTTGACCAATTTGTTCATATGTGATCAGAATGTAACCGACACGGCAACAGACCGTTCCAATAAGGGGCAGGAAATGACGACCGACGAAACGGCACCCAAGGGCTTCAAAGCCTTCTGGCCAGTGATTTTGATCACCGCCCTGTTCTTCTTCTGGGGCGTGGCCAATAATCTCAACGACATTCTGATCCCGCAGTTCAAGAAGGCGTTCGACCTCAGCAATCTGCAATCGTCGCTGGTGCAGTCGGCCTTCTATATGGGCTATTTCCTGTTCGCCCTGCCCGCAGGGTTTCTGATGCGCCGTTTCGGCTACAAGGCCGCCGTGCTGACCGGGCTTTGCCTGTATGCGCTGGGGGCCCTGCTGTTCTGGCCAGCCGCCGAAGTGCGGCAATATCCGTTTTTCCTCGGTGCCTTATTCGTCATCGCTTCGGGTCTGGCCTTTCTGGAAACCTCGGCCAATCCGCTGATGACCGTGCTCGGTTCGGAAAAGGGCGCGGCCTTCCGGCTCAATCTGGCGCAGGCCTTCAATCCGCTGGGCTCGCTGGCCGGTATCTGGATCGGCAAGACCTTCATCCTGTCGGGCATCGAAAAAATGAGTTCAACCGCCGATTATGTCCGTGAAGCGAAGGCCGTGCAGATACCCTATCTGGTCATTGGTCTGGCCGTTCTGGTCTGGGCCGGGCTGGTGGCGCTCAACCGCTTTCCGAAGGCGGCCACGGATGACGATTCAAAGGGGGCTATCCACGATCACGATGAGGCGCAGTTGTCACCCTGGCAGGCGGTCAGTGGCCTGTTCAAATACCGCCACTTCCTGCTCGGCGTGGCGGCGCAGTTCTTCTATGTCGGGGCGCAGGTCGGCATCTGGAGCTATGTGATCAAATACGGCCAGTCCGAACTGCACATGATCGATAAGACCGCCGCCAACTATCTGACCTATGCCCTGACCGCCTTTTTGATCGGACGCTTCGCGGGCACCGCCCTGATGAGCGTCATCAATCCGGCGCGCCTTTTGACCGGCTT contains the following coding sequences:
- a CDS encoding Gfo/Idh/MocA family oxidoreductase is translated as MGSTAPLKIGLIGLGKIAVDQHIPSIHANPGLELVAGCSPHARPEGVVAYPDLGAMMAAHPEIEAIAICTPPQIRHAIAKQVIGMGRHVFLEKPPAATLGEAEAIKVMAAQKGVSLLASWHSRFAPAVEATRAWIVERAIKNITIHWKENVRQWHPGQTWIFEAGGMGVFDPGINSLSILTRILPDTVLVKKADLHVPVNCAAPIQVEMDMTTEAGLPIRAEYDFLQTGIQTWSIFVESAAGERLTLSMGGTEMEIDGRVVIKEKEAEYPGLYQHFHDLVRAGKSDADFSPLRIVADAMLVGQRIDAPAYIE
- the fucP gene encoding L-fucose:H+ symporter permease, producing the protein MTTDETAPKGFKAFWPVILITALFFFWGVANNLNDILIPQFKKAFDLSNLQSSLVQSAFYMGYFLFALPAGFLMRRFGYKAAVLTGLCLYALGALLFWPAAEVRQYPFFLGALFVIASGLAFLETSANPLMTVLGSEKGAAFRLNLAQAFNPLGSLAGIWIGKTFILSGIEKMSSTADYVREAKAVQIPYLVIGLAVLVWAGLVALNRFPKAATDDDSKGAIHDHDEAQLSPWQAVSGLFKYRHFLLGVAAQFFYVGAQVGIWSYVIKYGQSELHMIDKTAANYLTYALTAFLIGRFAGTALMSVINPARLLTGFAVINIGLAAVAVFVGGQTGLWALVAASFFMSIMYPTIFATAVRGLGPLTKTGSSLLVMAIVGGFILTNLMGYILDHGSARLAIIVPLACFGVVALYGLTTPKLAGKPEMVAA